A genome region from Methylobacterium sp. FF17 includes the following:
- a CDS encoding tellurite resistance TerB family protein, whose translation MSLIARLRAYAADAFGIGGHDAAAEVADERLAAIALLVHVARADGVLAPEESERLARLVEGRFVETRAEAEALIARAAAFDAQTRDMAQLVEMIGHEVGPDRRARLLAMAWSVAGADGSVHEFEEALVWRLGGLLGLDEAAIGEARRTAAEGRVALS comes from the coding sequence ATGTCGCTGATCGCCCGCCTCCGCGCCTACGCTGCCGACGCCTTCGGGATCGGCGGGCACGACGCCGCCGCCGAGGTGGCGGACGAGCGTCTGGCCGCCATCGCGCTCCTCGTGCACGTGGCCCGCGCCGACGGGGTGCTGGCGCCGGAGGAGAGCGAGCGCCTCGCCCGGCTGGTGGAGGGGCGCTTCGTCGAAACACGGGCCGAGGCCGAGGCCCTGATCGCCCGGGCGGCCGCGTTCGACGCGCAGACCCGCGACATGGCGCAACTCGTGGAGATGATCGGCCACGAGGTCGGGCCGGACCGGCGCGCCCGCCTCCTCGCCATGGCCTGGTCCGTGGCCGGGGCCGACGGCAGCGTGCACGAATTCGAGGAGGCGCTGGTCTGGCGCCTCGGCGGCCTGCTCGGCCTCGACGAGGCGGCCATCGGCGAAGCCCGCCGCACCGCCGCCGAGGGGCGGGTGGCCCTGAGCTGA
- the dps gene encoding DNA starvation/stationary phase protection protein Dps — translation MADSKAQAGNQRLHETQNGTKSNAKKVSIDVLNARLSDGIDLALDVKQAHWNLKGPQFIGIHEMLDGFRTELDDYNDKVAERITQLGGTARGTATAVASASKLAPYPLDAYAVADHLAALIDRYGVYANAVRENIDETDEAGDAGTADLLTEVSRGVDKQLWFLEAHVQEPTGAMRDGDHAGQR, via the coding sequence ATGGCTGATTCCAAGGCCCAAGCCGGCAACCAGCGCCTCCACGAGACGCAGAACGGCACCAAGTCGAACGCCAAGAAGGTCTCGATCGACGTCTTGAACGCCCGCCTGTCCGACGGCATCGACCTCGCGCTCGACGTCAAGCAGGCCCACTGGAACCTGAAGGGACCCCAGTTCATCGGCATCCACGAGATGCTGGACGGGTTCCGCACCGAACTCGACGATTACAACGACAAGGTGGCCGAGCGCATCACCCAGCTCGGCGGCACCGCGCGGGGCACCGCCACGGCCGTGGCCTCGGCCTCGAAGCTGGCGCCCTATCCCCTCGATGCCTATGCGGTGGCGGACCACCTCGCCGCGCTGATCGACCGCTACGGCGTCTACGCCAACGCGGTTCGCGAGAACATCGACGAGACCGACGAGGCAGGTGATGCCGGCACCGCCGACCTCCTCACCGAGGTGTCGCGCGGCGTCGACAAGCAGCTCTGGTTCCTCGAGGCCCACGTCCAGGAGCCGACCGGCGCGATGCGCGACGGCGACCACGCCGGCCAGCGCTGA
- a CDS encoding glycosyltransferase, producing the protein MQGQARNALAGTVDGGDLLDRDRRIEPDRGPGGGTVEATPLRILVVHNRYQVRGGEDAVVEQEVASLRRAGQTVETLFFDNAEIRTVADRLSTAYEAAHAPRGIASVLEAVRDFRPDVVHAHNVFPRISPGVHAAVRATGTATVQTLHNFRVTCANGILMRDARPCEDCIGGSPYKAVRHACYRGSRLGSLAVARMIDVHRRAGTWTRDVDRFIALTGFARSRFVAAGLPESRIRIKPNGLADPGPIRDGARAGILYVGRLGPEKGVVPLVAAARLARGPVTVIGDGPLVEAVRDVPNLTYLGPRDRDGVRAAMAAAAAVVVPSLCYEGLPMVIAEAFSVGTPVVASRIGALPDLVVEGETGLHAAPGDPAALARAFDRIVDDPEAARAMGRAARAAYEREWTEASVTARALPIYREAIAARAASPQRDVP; encoded by the coding sequence GTGCAGGGACAGGCTCGAAACGCGCTCGCAGGGACGGTCGACGGGGGAGATCTCCTCGACCGTGACCGGCGAATCGAACCCGATCGCGGCCCGGGAGGGGGCACAGTCGAGGCGACGCCGCTGCGCATCCTCGTCGTGCACAATCGCTATCAGGTGCGCGGCGGCGAGGATGCCGTGGTGGAGCAGGAGGTGGCGAGCCTGCGCCGCGCCGGGCAGACCGTCGAGACCCTGTTCTTCGACAATGCCGAGATCCGGACGGTCGCTGACCGCCTGAGCACGGCCTACGAGGCGGCGCATGCACCGCGCGGCATCGCCTCCGTGCTGGAGGCGGTCCGGGACTTCCGCCCGGACGTCGTGCACGCCCACAACGTGTTCCCGCGCATTTCCCCCGGAGTGCACGCCGCCGTGCGGGCGACCGGCACCGCGACCGTGCAGACCCTCCACAACTTTCGCGTGACCTGCGCCAACGGCATCCTGATGCGCGATGCGCGCCCCTGCGAGGATTGCATCGGCGGCTCGCCCTACAAAGCAGTGCGCCATGCCTGCTATCGCGGATCCCGTCTCGGGTCGCTCGCGGTGGCGCGCATGATCGACGTCCACCGCCGGGCCGGGACCTGGACGCGGGACGTCGACCGCTTCATCGCGCTCACGGGGTTCGCCCGCAGCCGCTTCGTGGCCGCCGGACTTCCGGAGAGCCGGATCCGCATCAAGCCGAACGGCCTTGCCGATCCGGGCCCGATCCGGGACGGCGCGCGCGCCGGGATCCTGTATGTCGGGCGCCTGGGACCGGAGAAGGGCGTCGTGCCCCTGGTGGCGGCGGCACGCCTGGCGCGTGGCCCCGTCACCGTCATCGGCGACGGCCCCCTGGTGGAGGCCGTCCGGGACGTACCGAACCTGACCTATCTCGGCCCCCGGGACCGGGACGGCGTGCGCGCCGCGATGGCGGCGGCGGCGGCGGTGGTCGTCCCCTCCCTCTGCTACGAGGGCCTGCCCATGGTCATCGCCGAGGCGTTCAGCGTCGGCACGCCGGTGGTCGCCTCCCGCATCGGTGCGCTCCCCGACCTCGTGGTCGAGGGGGAGACCGGCCTGCACGCCGCACCGGGCGATCCGGCCGCCCTCGCCCGCGCCTTCGACCGGATCGTCGACGATCCGGAGGCCGCCCGGGCGATGGGGCGCGCCGCCCGTGCCGCCTACGAGCGCGAATGGACCGAAGCCTCCGTCACCGCCCGTGCCCTTCCGATCTATCGCGAAGCCATCGCCGCCCGCGCCGCCAGCCCGCAACGAGACGTGCCATGA
- a CDS encoding WecB/TagA/CpsF family glycosyltransferase — protein sequence MILSASDRYHDDASRHAWGHDPEVGHFSLGGVPVSITDMAGLVAAMRRRLRRGPGTPGTFVVFRDAHGVVRAQDDPEIMAAHHAALLVCPDGRPLAWIGRLRGHAGIDQVPGIESVETVCRAGLAEGWKHFFLGGGPGVAEALAGEMARRTPGLAVAGHETLPFRPLTEAESESLHERIQAAGTQVLWIGLSTPKQELFMQAHAPFLPGTIAMGVGAAFDVNINTIPRAPAAMTRVGLEWLYRLIREPRRLGRRYATVVPRFLAIVARDAGPRPRP from the coding sequence ATGATCCTGTCCGCATCCGATCGGTATCACGACGACGCCAGCCGGCATGCCTGGGGGCACGACCCGGAGGTGGGGCATTTCTCCCTCGGCGGCGTGCCCGTCTCCATCACCGACATGGCCGGCCTCGTCGCCGCGATGCGCCGGCGCCTGCGCCGTGGCCCCGGCACGCCCGGGACCTTCGTGGTCTTCCGCGACGCGCACGGGGTCGTCCGCGCGCAGGACGACCCGGAGATCATGGCCGCCCACCACGCCGCTCTCCTCGTCTGCCCCGACGGGCGCCCCCTGGCCTGGATCGGGCGCCTGCGCGGCCACGCGGGAATCGACCAGGTCCCGGGGATCGAATCCGTCGAGACCGTGTGCCGGGCCGGACTCGCGGAGGGCTGGAAGCACTTCTTCCTCGGGGGCGGCCCGGGGGTCGCCGAGGCCCTGGCGGGGGAGATGGCGCGGCGTACGCCCGGCCTCGCCGTCGCGGGTCACGAGACTCTGCCGTTCCGCCCCCTCACCGAGGCGGAGTCGGAATCGCTGCACGAGCGGATCCAGGCGGCGGGCACGCAGGTCCTGTGGATCGGGCTGAGCACGCCCAAGCAGGAACTCTTCATGCAGGCGCATGCGCCGTTCCTGCCGGGCACCATCGCGATGGGCGTCGGCGCCGCCTTCGACGTGAACATCAACACCATCCCCCGCGCCCCGGCGGCCATGACCCGCGTCGGGCTCGAATGGCTCTACCGCCTGATCCGCGAGCCGCGCCGCCTGGGTCGGCGCTACGCCACCGTGGTGCCGCGCTTCCTCGCCATCGTCGCGCGGGATGCCGGCCCGAGGCCGCGGCCGTAA
- a CDS encoding lipopolysaccharide biosynthesis protein, which produces MMASSVGSQPGGLGRLLHRLWSAAWIWSTGAQALSSGMSLVVSVLAARLLGVADFGAYVLVQAGVVILAVLQYQLVAGPMMIVSGHRARSPAYFGTVARVALAVSLAIGAAVALYSAVLVSRPGADGLALPLAAFVFAVGFVAQDNAKRIAFAMGRPRAAFGYELLRHGLFVAAVAGLWWGYRVDTPILLACGGVAALVAALPVFGPALMTRWRGGLLQAVGRQHWVLGRWLALVVFVSAAHEQLVTIVAGAWINEDASAGLRAAQVLLGPLLVLMTSLENIVPRQAARRFREGGRAALAGYLVRVLLMIEIPVIAVCALIGAFSGEILQLLMGPGFASFALVAAIIVLGPPITLAREFGVIYLRTTRDTQGIFFAFLTSAVVTAAAIYPMIRAYGVEGAACVTVLGHAVSTAVILYQVRRPRPSSETGAAATV; this is translated from the coding sequence ATGATGGCATCCTCGGTGGGGTCGCAGCCCGGGGGCCTGGGCCGGCTGCTGCACCGGCTCTGGTCCGCGGCCTGGATCTGGTCCACGGGCGCCCAGGCGCTGTCCAGCGGCATGAGCCTCGTCGTCTCGGTGCTGGCCGCCCGGCTGCTCGGCGTAGCGGATTTCGGGGCCTACGTCCTCGTCCAGGCCGGGGTCGTGATCCTGGCGGTCCTGCAGTACCAGCTCGTGGCCGGGCCGATGATGATCGTTTCCGGCCACCGGGCCCGCTCGCCCGCCTATTTCGGGACGGTGGCGCGGGTGGCGCTCGCCGTATCGCTCGCGATCGGAGCAGCGGTTGCCCTCTACAGCGCCGTCCTCGTCTCCCGGCCCGGGGCGGACGGGCTCGCCCTTCCGCTGGCGGCCTTCGTCTTCGCGGTCGGCTTCGTGGCGCAGGACAACGCCAAGCGCATCGCCTTCGCCATGGGGCGACCGCGCGCGGCCTTCGGCTACGAACTCCTCCGGCACGGCCTCTTCGTCGCCGCCGTGGCCGGCCTTTGGTGGGGATACCGGGTCGACACGCCGATCCTGCTGGCCTGCGGCGGCGTCGCGGCGCTGGTCGCCGCCCTCCCGGTCTTCGGGCCGGCCCTGATGACGCGCTGGCGCGGCGGGCTCCTGCAGGCCGTGGGCCGCCAGCACTGGGTGCTCGGGCGCTGGCTCGCCCTCGTGGTCTTCGTCTCGGCGGCGCACGAGCAGCTCGTCACCATCGTCGCGGGCGCCTGGATCAATGAGGACGCCTCCGCCGGGCTGCGGGCCGCGCAGGTCCTGCTCGGACCCCTCCTCGTGCTGATGACCAGCCTCGAGAACATCGTCCCGCGCCAGGCGGCGCGCCGGTTCCGCGAGGGCGGACGCGCAGCCCTAGCCGGCTATCTCGTCCGCGTCCTGCTGATGATCGAGATCCCGGTCATCGCGGTCTGCGCGCTCATCGGCGCCTTCAGCGGCGAGATCCTGCAGCTCCTGATGGGGCCGGGCTTCGCGAGCTTCGCCCTGGTCGCCGCCATCATCGTGCTGGGGCCGCCCATCACCCTCGCCCGCGAGTTCGGCGTGATCTACCTGCGGACCACCCGCGACACCCAGGGGATCTTCTTCGCCTTCCTGACGAGCGCCGTCGTCACGGCGGCGGCGATCTATCCGATGATCCGCGCCTACGGCGTCGAGGGCGCCGCCTGCGTCACCGTCCTCGGCCACGCGGTGTCCACGGCCGTGATCCTGTATCAGGTCCGGCGCCCGCGTCCGTCTTCGGAGACCGGGGCGGCCGCGACGGTGTGA
- a CDS encoding glycosyltransferase family 4 protein — translation MKVAFLINIVTPYTHRLFERLGEGLGGGLDVFACSESEPGRHWMLDPPVTYARRALAGLRLHRSYVSHIYLNPGIVPALLRTRYDVVLISDFSPTMMLASICARLRGIPVVISTDGQPDTDPGRTSIVHRIARRLVVPASAAGVGASRGSLALLEAYGLPPGAGFLSPITPGWDYTLPSPDFAARPFDLLFCGHLDDDRKGLLFFLEVVEALVARGRAPSVRVTGDGPLRGVAEARLAAAGVAARFDGYLAQDALAEAYTSAKLFLFPSRGDPWGLVANEAIQCGTPVIASLHAQSALELVGPSGAGVVLPLDVTAWADATGHYLDDPDAWEAARDSAARVTRDFSLDAMANGFLSAFARVTATSDPCSPGRYQPGRSA, via the coding sequence ATGAAGGTCGCTTTCCTCATCAACATCGTCACGCCCTACACCCACCGCCTGTTCGAGCGGCTGGGCGAGGGGCTGGGCGGCGGGCTCGACGTGTTCGCCTGCAGCGAGAGCGAACCGGGGCGGCACTGGATGCTCGACCCGCCGGTAACTTATGCGCGCCGCGCGCTGGCCGGATTGCGGCTGCACCGCTCCTACGTGAGCCACATCTACTTGAATCCGGGAATCGTGCCGGCGCTCCTCCGGACGCGCTACGACGTGGTGCTGATCAGCGATTTCTCGCCGACGATGATGCTGGCCAGCATCTGCGCCCGCCTGCGCGGCATCCCCGTGGTGATCTCCACCGATGGGCAACCGGATACCGATCCGGGTCGGACGTCGATCGTGCACCGTATCGCGCGGCGCCTCGTCGTTCCGGCCAGCGCGGCCGGGGTGGGGGCGAGCCGGGGCAGCCTCGCGCTCCTCGAAGCCTACGGGTTGCCCCCCGGCGCCGGGTTCCTCTCGCCCATCACCCCGGGTTGGGACTACACCCTGCCGTCCCCGGACTTCGCGGCCCGGCCCTTCGACCTGCTCTTCTGCGGGCACCTCGACGACGACCGCAAGGGGCTGCTCTTCTTCCTCGAAGTGGTCGAGGCGCTCGTCGCGCGGGGGCGTGCGCCCTCGGTCCGGGTCACCGGCGACGGACCCCTGCGCGGCGTGGCCGAGGCGCGGCTGGCCGCCGCCGGGGTGGCGGCGCGGTTCGACGGCTACCTCGCGCAGGACGCGCTCGCGGAGGCCTACACCTCGGCGAAGCTGTTCCTGTTCCCGTCGCGGGGCGACCCCTGGGGCCTCGTGGCCAACGAGGCCATCCAGTGCGGGACGCCGGTGATCGCCTCGCTCCATGCCCAATCCGCCCTGGAACTCGTCGGACCGAGCGGGGCGGGCGTGGTCCTGCCCCTCGACGTGACGGCCTGGGCCGACGCCACCGGGCACTACTTGGACGATCCGGACGCCTGGGAGGCCGCCCGCGACAGCGCCGCCCGCGTCACCCGCGACTTCTCCCTGGATGCCATGGCGAACGGCTTCCTGTCGGCCTTCGCGCGGGTCACCGCGACATCCGACCCCTGCAGCCCCGGTCGCTACCAACCGGGTCGCTCCGCATGA
- a CDS encoding GNAT family N-acetyltransferase, whose translation MSPIQHSDASVMVASPAHRPDDTLRPVPRRIRVERTDPVGFAAVEPAFRTLADEAPEANAFLEPALLAAAERADPSTPIVVLLAWDAEATSRLVGAWAFSRHGGILPRLRAPAVPFASLGSPVVLTDWTEDALAAWLAFLNADPDLPKLIDLNPSRDSGPFRIALDRLVAQGRCAERVTARHRRAMLESDLDGESYLRGTLSNSRRAKLRQLRAKLGRQGAVCYVLHEGDAVAAATEDFLALEALGWKGRRGSAMQSDAVQADFVRHALAALAERGLASISALTLDGRTISMCVLLRSGGTAFTWKIAYDESCGAFSPGYQLALEDTAMLLADPATRRTDSCAAAEVGMMSEIWAERAETADLYLGVRPGRSPRFAAAMAYLTLVRLVPELRRRLQLRSRVKPLMNRLRALRRRA comes from the coding sequence GTGTCCCCGATTCAGCATTCCGATGCCTCCGTCATGGTCGCGAGCCCGGCCCATCGGCCGGACGATACGCTACGCCCGGTCCCCCGGCGGATACGGGTGGAGCGCACCGACCCGGTGGGCTTCGCGGCCGTCGAGCCGGCGTTCCGCACCCTGGCGGACGAAGCGCCGGAGGCGAACGCCTTCCTCGAACCCGCGCTGCTGGCGGCGGCGGAGCGGGCCGACCCGTCGACCCCGATCGTCGTCCTGCTGGCCTGGGACGCCGAGGCTACCTCACGCCTCGTGGGTGCCTGGGCCTTCTCCCGCCACGGCGGAATCCTGCCCCGCCTGCGCGCCCCGGCGGTCCCCTTCGCGTCTCTGGGCAGTCCGGTGGTCCTGACCGACTGGACCGAGGACGCGCTGGCGGCGTGGCTCGCATTCCTGAACGCCGACCCCGACCTGCCCAAGCTCATCGACCTCAACCCGTCGCGCGATTCGGGTCCGTTCCGGATCGCCCTCGACCGCCTCGTCGCGCAGGGGCGCTGCGCCGAACGGGTGACGGCACGTCACCGCCGGGCGATGCTCGAATCGGATCTCGACGGGGAATCCTACCTGCGGGGGACGCTCTCGAATTCGCGCCGGGCCAAGCTGCGCCAGCTGCGCGCCAAGCTCGGGCGCCAGGGCGCGGTATGCTACGTCCTGCACGAGGGCGACGCCGTTGCGGCGGCGACGGAGGATTTCCTCGCGCTGGAGGCGCTGGGCTGGAAGGGCCGGCGGGGCAGCGCGATGCAGTCCGACGCCGTCCAGGCCGATTTCGTCCGCCACGCCCTCGCCGCCCTGGCCGAGCGGGGCCTCGCCAGCATCAGCGCGCTCACGCTCGATGGCCGCACCATCAGCATGTGCGTCCTGCTGCGCTCGGGGGGGACGGCCTTCACCTGGAAGATCGCCTACGACGAGAGCTGCGGCGCCTTCTCGCCGGGCTACCAGCTCGCGCTGGAGGACACCGCGATGCTGCTCGCCGACCCGGCGACCCGCCGCACGGATTCCTGCGCCGCCGCCGAGGTCGGGATGATGTCGGAGATCTGGGCCGAGCGGGCCGAGACGGCGGACCTCTACCTCGGCGTGCGCCCCGGTCGCTCGCCGCGCTTCGCTGCCGCGATGGCCTACCTCACCCTGGTCCGCCTCGTTCCCGAGCTTCGGCGCCGGCTTCAGCTTCGTTCGCGGGTCAAGCCGCTGATGAACCGCCTGCGCGCGCTGCGACGCCGGGCCTGA